One Rhodospirillales bacterium DNA segment encodes these proteins:
- a CDS encoding tetratricopeptide repeat protein, translated as MSGKAPTVPGSVFALAGMSVLFSVALIMTPAICGAAPFPSAETAPTFVGSSACESCHRHEMEAWRGSHHDLAMQEATDNTVLGAFGGVTFTHGGITSRFFKRDGKFYVNTDGPDGKLADFEIRYTFGVIPLQQYLIAFPDGRMQALGIAWDSRPKSEGGQRWFHLYPDRTLKAGDPLHWTGIDQTWNFQCAECHSTELRKNYDAAKNVYATTWAEIDVACEACHGPGSAHVAWAKGNRRGADGLSVHFDERKDVQWTLDPAIGSAHRSVPRTSAKEVETCGICHARASKIAEPWRPGQSLLQTHVPSLLEPGLFEADGKMLDEVYNYASFRQSKMFMAGVTCSDCHDPHALHVRAEGDGVCLQCHDGDKFATASHHHHGEGSAGGRCVACHMPVRTYMVVDPRHDHGFRIPRPDESVRFGTSNACNDCHADKDAAWAAAAVERWYGPERKGFQTWTETFAASRAGRPEAASLLLQLAVSPDAPSIARATAYDSLADNPGRAAVMAARRGLVDDDPLVRMAALRTLRPYPAPNIWPLASPLLADRVLAVRMEAASLLADMPKERLTADERVTLARAIDDFVASQRINADRPEHRVNLGTLYQRLGRITEAEEEFNAARRLDPSFVPADVSLAELYTHQGRDGDGEHILRAALTRLPDDADLHHALGLNLVRQHRNSEALPELARAAALDPANARYTYVQAIALNAAGRTDEALTVLEAGHGRHPADRDMLIALITINRDAGRRAAALSWADQLVALDPQARPLRDEIARQAGGRD; from the coding sequence ATGAGCGGAAAAGCTCCCACGGTGCCCGGCTCGGTCTTCGCGCTCGCCGGAATGTCCGTCCTCTTCAGCGTTGCGCTGATCATGACTCCCGCGATCTGCGGTGCGGCTCCGTTTCCATCGGCGGAAACAGCGCCGACCTTCGTCGGAAGCAGCGCTTGCGAAAGCTGCCATCGGCATGAAATGGAGGCTTGGCGCGGTTCGCATCACGACCTGGCAATGCAGGAGGCGACGGACAATACGGTCCTCGGTGCTTTCGGCGGCGTAACCTTCACCCACGGCGGCATTACCTCGCGGTTCTTCAAACGGGACGGAAAGTTCTACGTCAACACCGACGGGCCGGACGGCAAGCTCGCCGATTTCGAAATCCGCTACACCTTTGGGGTCATCCCGTTGCAACAGTATCTGATCGCCTTCCCGGACGGTCGGATGCAGGCTCTGGGGATCGCCTGGGACTCACGGCCGAAGTCGGAGGGCGGACAACGCTGGTTCCATCTCTACCCTGATCGGACCCTGAAGGCGGGCGATCCGCTGCACTGGACCGGCATCGACCAGACCTGGAACTTTCAGTGCGCCGAGTGTCATTCGACCGAACTTCGTAAGAACTACGACGCGGCGAAAAATGTTTACGCCACCACCTGGGCCGAGATCGACGTTGCCTGTGAAGCCTGCCACGGCCCGGGATCAGCTCATGTGGCGTGGGCAAAAGGGAACAGGCGCGGCGCGGATGGCCTGAGCGTCCATTTCGACGAACGCAAGGACGTGCAGTGGACCCTCGATCCGGCGATCGGCAGCGCCCACCGCAGTGTGCCGCGGACAAGCGCCAAGGAGGTGGAAACATGCGGGATCTGCCATGCGCGCGCGAGCAAGATTGCCGAGCCCTGGCGACCGGGTCAGTCGCTGTTGCAGACGCACGTGCCAAGCCTGCTCGAACCAGGCTTGTTCGAGGCCGACGGCAAGATGCTGGACGAGGTCTACAATTATGCCTCGTTCCGCCAGAGCAAGATGTTCATGGCGGGCGTGACGTGCAGCGACTGCCACGATCCGCACGCGTTGCACGTCCGCGCTGAGGGCGACGGCGTCTGCCTCCAGTGCCACGACGGCGACAAATTCGCAACCGCGTCGCACCATCATCATGGGGAGGGTTCAGCGGGCGGGCGCTGCGTCGCCTGCCACATGCCGGTGCGGACCTACATGGTCGTCGATCCGCGGCACGATCACGGTTTTCGCATTCCCCGCCCCGACGAATCGGTGCGTTTCGGCACGTCCAACGCCTGCAACGATTGCCACGCCGACAAGGATGCCGCATGGGCTGCAGCGGCGGTCGAGCGCTGGTACGGGCCCGAGCGCAAGGGCTTTCAGACCTGGACCGAGACGTTCGCCGCCTCCCGTGCCGGCAGGCCCGAGGCGGCTTCCCTACTGCTCCAGCTCGCCGTCAGCCCCGATGCGCCGTCGATCGCTCGCGCCACCGCTTATGACAGCCTCGCCGACAATCCGGGCCGCGCGGCGGTGATGGCGGCCCGCCGCGGGCTCGTCGACGACGACCCGCTGGTGCGGATGGCGGCACTGCGCACGCTACGCCCCTATCCGGCGCCGAACATCTGGCCGCTCGCTTCCCCGCTGCTTGCCGATCGTGTGTTGGCCGTGCGCATGGAGGCCGCCTCGCTGCTCGCCGACATGCCCAAGGAGCGGCTGACCGCCGACGAACGGGTGACGCTGGCCCGAGCCATCGACGATTTCGTGGCGTCGCAGCGGATCAACGCCGACCGGCCCGAACACCGCGTCAACCTTGGCACGCTCTATCAGCGCCTCGGGCGGATCACCGAAGCCGAGGAGGAATTCAACGCCGCCCGCCGCCTTGACCCCTCGTTCGTGCCGGCCGACGTCAGTCTCGCTGAGCTTTATACTCATCAGGGCCGCGACGGCGACGGCGAGCACATCCTGCGCGCGGCGCTGACGCGTTTGCCCGACGACGCCGACCTGCATCACGCGCTCGGCCTCAACCTTGTGCGCCAACATCGCAATTCCGAGGCCCTGCCAGAACTCGCGCGCGCCGCGGCGCTCGATCCAGCGAACGCCCGCTACACTTATGTCCAAGCGATCGCACTCAACGCCGCGGGCCGAACGGACGAGGCGCTTACCGTTCTCGAAGCCGGTCACGGCCGCCACCCGGCCGATCGCGACATGCTGATTGCGCTCATCACGATCAACCGGGATGCCGGCCGCCGCGCCGCCGCGCTGTCCTGGGCCGATCAGTTGGTCGCCCTCGATCCGCAGGCGCGTCCACTGCGCGACGAGATCGCGCGGCAGGCCGGCGGGCGCGATTGA
- a CDS encoding isoprenylcysteine carboxylmethyltransferase family protein: MRASRLLIPPVWFALAALAMLALDRALPIADVLAPPWNRLAILPATAGLGLALSALACFLRARTPVEPRQVPRALVAEGPYRLTRNPMYLGLSLWLLALAVFLGALSPFAVIPVFVALITRLFICGEERMLEQHFGDDFLAYKARVRRWI; encoded by the coding sequence ATGCGCGCCTCCCGGCTGCTGATCCCGCCGGTGTGGTTCGCGCTGGCGGCGCTGGCGATGCTGGCGCTGGACCGGGCGCTGCCCATCGCGGACGTGCTCGCGCCGCCGTGGAACCGCTTGGCCATCCTGCCGGCCACCGCCGGGCTTGGCCTCGCCCTCTCGGCGCTCGCCTGCTTCTTGCGGGCGAGAACCCCCGTCGAGCCGCGGCAGGTGCCCCGCGCCCTGGTCGCCGAAGGCCCTTATCGGCTGACCCGCAATCCGATGTACCTCGGCCTTTCGTTGTGGCTGCTCGCCCTTGCCGTCTTCCTCGGCGCGCTCTCGCCGTTCGCGGTCATCCCCGTGTTCGTCGCGCTGATCACCCGCCTGTTCATCTGCGGCGAGGAACGAATGCTCGAACAGCACTTCGGCGACGACTTTCTCGCCTACAAGGCTCGCGTGCGCCGCTGGATCTGA
- the rlmB gene encoding 23S rRNA (guanosine(2251)-2'-O)-methyltransferase RlmB: protein MRQRKHPRPARGPAPSRQASVAELGGFQPPAHQRARPARDVAVGAAPSEFERAAGGLWLYGRHAVLAAIANPRRDLDRLLVVADLADALARAAAGAASQTGVRRPPVEVADRRTIEAVLPEGAVHQGLAALARPLAAVDLEALIAKLADDDRALVVVLDQVTDPRNVGAVLRSAEAFAAAAVIAQDRHAPDESGPLAKAASGALEAVPLVRVVNLARTLRSLKDAGFFCIGLAGEASARLGDLDLGGRTALVLGAEGDGLRRLVRETCDGLARIPIAPGIDSLNLSAAAAIALYECARARALAETAACAPPGC from the coding sequence ATGCGTCAGCGCAAGCACCCTCGACCGGCACGCGGGCCGGCTCCTTCGCGACAGGCATCCGTAGCCGAGCTCGGCGGATTCCAACCGCCGGCGCACCAGCGCGCCCGCCCGGCGCGCGACGTCGCCGTCGGCGCCGCCCCCTCCGAGTTCGAGCGGGCCGCGGGCGGACTGTGGCTCTATGGCCGGCACGCCGTCCTCGCCGCGATTGCCAACCCCCGCCGGGACCTCGATCGCCTTCTGGTCGTCGCCGATCTCGCCGATGCCCTGGCCAGGGCGGCGGCCGGGGCCGCGAGCCAGACGGGAGTCCGGCGGCCGCCGGTCGAAGTCGCCGACCGGCGCACGATCGAGGCGGTACTGCCGGAGGGCGCGGTACACCAGGGGCTTGCCGCCCTCGCCCGCCCGCTCGCCGCCGTCGATCTCGAGGCGCTCATCGCCAAGCTCGCCGACGACGACAGGGCGCTCGTCGTCGTGCTCGATCAGGTCACCGATCCGCGTAACGTCGGCGCGGTGCTGCGCTCGGCCGAAGCCTTCGCCGCCGCCGCGGTCATCGCCCAGGACCGGCACGCGCCCGATGAGTCCGGCCCGCTGGCGAAGGCGGCCTCGGGCGCGCTCGAGGCGGTGCCGCTGGTGCGTGTCGTCAACCTCGCGCGCACCCTGCGCAGCCTCAAGGACGCGGGGTTCTTCTGTATCGGCCTTGCCGGCGAGGCGAGCGCGCGCCTCGGCGACCTCGATCTCGGCGGGCGCACCGCGCTGGTTCTCGGCGCTGAGGGCGACGGACTGCGGCGCCTGGTGCGCGAGACCTGCGACGGGCTGGCACGCATCCCCATCGCCCCTGGCATCGACAGCTTGAACCTCTCGGCGGCCGCGGCGATCGCGCTTTACGAATGCGCCCGCGCCCGCGCCCTGGCGGAGACCGCCGCATGCGCGCCTCCCGGCTGCTGA
- the secE gene encoding preprotein translocase subunit SecE, translated as MAKTNVVQFFREVRQEAARVTWPTRKETTISTGMVVAMVVVAAVFFFFVDELLSLGVRALLGMSLGA; from the coding sequence ATGGCAAAAACAAACGTAGTGCAGTTTTTTCGCGAAGTGCGTCAGGAGGCCGCGAGGGTCACTTGGCCCACCCGCAAGGAGACGACCATCTCGACCGGCATGGTCGTGGCGATGGTGGTGGTCGCCGCCGTGTTCTTCTTTTTCGTCGATGAGCTTTTGTCGCTGGGCGTGCGCGCGCTCCTCGGCATGAGCCTCGGAGCGTAG
- the nusG gene encoding transcription termination/antitermination protein NusG codes for MDARWYVIHVYSGFERKVAQSIEEQARQAGMAERIPQVMVPTEEVVEVRRGQKVNSERKFFPGYVLVKMDMTDDTWHLVKNTPKVTGFLGGRGRPSPISESEAARILHQVQEGIERPKPTITFEIGEQVRVCDGPFTSFSGLVEEVDEARTRVKVAVSIFGRSTPVELEYAQVEKI; via the coding sequence ATGGACGCACGGTGGTATGTTATTCACGTCTATTCCGGCTTCGAGCGCAAGGTCGCGCAGTCGATCGAGGAGCAGGCGAGGCAGGCCGGAATGGCCGAGCGCATCCCGCAGGTGATGGTCCCCACCGAAGAGGTGGTCGAGGTGCGGCGCGGCCAGAAGGTGAACTCCGAGCGGAAGTTCTTTCCCGGCTACGTGCTGGTCAAGATGGATATGACCGACGATACGTGGCACTTGGTGAAGAATACGCCGAAGGTCACGGGATTTCTCGGCGGTCGCGGACGTCCGTCGCCGATTTCCGAGAGCGAGGCGGCGCGCATCCTCCATCAGGTGCAGGAGGGAATCGAGCGGCCGAAGCCGACGATTACCTTCGAGATCGGCGAGCAGGTCCGTGTCTGCGACGGGCCGTTCACCTCGTTCAGCGGGCTGGTCGAGGAAGTGGACGAAGCGCGGACGCGGGTCAAGGTCGCCGTGTCGATCTTTGGGCGATCGACACCGGTCGAACTGGAGTACGCGCAGGTCGAAAAGATTTGA
- the rplK gene encoding 50S ribosomal protein L11, translating into MAKKITGYIKLQVPAGKATPQPPIGPALGQAGLNIMAFCKEFNAQTQKLEEGMPVPVVITAFADRTFTFVTKTPPTSYLLKKAAGVPKGSANLTKQKVGEVTQEQVRQIAEQKMGDLNAKDADGAIAMVIGSARSMGIEVVE; encoded by the coding sequence ATGGCGAAGAAAATTACCGGCTATATCAAGCTGCAGGTCCCGGCGGGCAAGGCGACGCCGCAGCCGCCGATCGGTCCTGCGCTGGGTCAAGCGGGCCTGAATATCATGGCCTTCTGCAAGGAGTTCAACGCTCAGACGCAGAAGCTCGAGGAAGGGATGCCGGTGCCGGTGGTCATCACCGCGTTCGCCGACCGCACGTTTACCTTCGTGACCAAGACACCGCCGACCAGCTATCTGCTGAAGAAGGCGGCCGGCGTGCCGAAGGGCTCGGCGAACCTCACCAAGCAGAAGGTGGGCGAGGTGACTCAGGAGCAGGTTCGGCAGATCGCCGAGCAGAAGATGGGCGATCTCAATGCCAAGGACGCCGACGGTGCGATCGCCATGGTGATCGGCTCGGCGCGTTCGATGGGCATCGAAGTGGTGGAATAG
- the rplJ gene encoding 50S ribosomal protein L10, producing MDRVEKESLVASLHRTFNETAVVLVTHYSGLTVAEIGDLRKRMRDAGAGLKVTKNRLTRRALEGTRYQSLEGLFTGPTAIAFANDPVAAAKIAVAYAKTNPKLVLLGGGVGTQVLDAEGVKALAALPSLDELRGKLIGLLNAPATRIAGVLQAPAGQLARVFAAYGDTSEAA from the coding sequence GTGGACCGAGTTGAAAAGGAATCCTTGGTCGCATCGCTGCATCGCACGTTCAACGAAACCGCTGTCGTCCTCGTCACCCATTATAGCGGGCTGACGGTCGCGGAGATCGGTGATCTGCGAAAGCGGATGCGGGACGCGGGAGCTGGTCTGAAAGTGACCAAGAACCGCCTCACCCGGCGGGCGCTGGAAGGCACCCGCTACCAGAGCCTGGAAGGCCTGTTCACCGGGCCGACGGCGATCGCCTTCGCCAACGACCCGGTGGCGGCGGCGAAGATTGCCGTCGCTTACGCGAAGACCAACCCGAAGCTCGTCCTTCTCGGCGGCGGCGTCGGCACGCAGGTGCTCGATGCCGAGGGCGTCAAGGCGCTGGCGGCGTTGCCGTCGCTCGACGAGCTTCGTGGCAAGCTGATCGGCCTGCTCAATGCCCCGGCGACGCGAATCGCCGGCGTGCTGCAGGCGCCGGCCGGTCAGTTGGCGCGGGTCTTTGCCGCCTATGGGGACACGAGCGAGGCCGCCTGA
- the rplL gene encoding 50S ribosomal protein L7/L12, which yields MSNLDQLVDQLSSLTVLEAAQLSKMLEEKWGVSAAAPVAAAAAPAAAAAAAEPVEEQTEFDVILTAVGDKKINVIKEVRAVTSLGLKEAKDLVEAAPKTVKEGLKKEEAEQIKKKLEEAGATVEIK from the coding sequence ATGTCTAACCTGGATCAACTGGTTGATCAGCTGTCGAGCCTGACGGTACTTGAGGCCGCGCAGCTTTCGAAGATGCTTGAGGAAAAGTGGGGCGTCTCGGCCGCTGCGCCGGTTGCGGCGGCTGCTGCTCCGGCAGCGGCGGCAGCGGCAGCGGAGCCGGTCGAGGAACAGACCGAGTTCGACGTGATCCTGACTGCGGTCGGTGACAAGAAAATCAACGTCATCAAAGAGGTACGCGCGGTTACCAGTCTCGGCCTGAAGGAAGCCAAGGATCTGGTCGAAGCGGCGCCGAAGACGGTCAAGGAAGGCCTGAAGAAGGAAGAGGCCGAGCAGATCAAGAAGAAATTGGAAGAGGCTGGCGCAACTGTCGAGATTAAGTAG